GAATTTATATATAGTAAGCCACAGAGGTCATCACGCGCGAACTCATCCGCATTAAACGCCGTACTGGAAGCGGCAGTTCTGCGCCGCCCGCCGCAATAGCCGCTTGCCCATGCGCAATTTCGTCAACCCGCATTTGTTCAAGCACTACGCGCGACCCATGATCGTTAAGCGCCAACTTTTCTAAGTGACGATCCAGGTGCTGTTCAACTTGCCGCTCGGTCTCAGCCATAAAACCCAGGCTGATCCGATCGCCCATTTTTCCGGCGATAAAGCCGATTGCAAAGGCGCCGGCATACCACAACGGATTCAGCAAACTGGAACGCGCGTCTAAGGCATTTAAGCGCTCCGCCAACCAACTTAGATGATCTTCTTCTTCGCGCGCTGCATGCTCAAAATTTGCTTTAAGTCGAACCGACTGAGTTGCCAGCTTTTGCGCTTGATACAGCGCTTGCGCACAAATCTCCCCAGTATGATTCACACGCATCAAGGCGCCCGCCTGTTTTGTCTCCGACGCAGATAATTCTGCCGCTGCGGCCTCATCGATTTGGGGCAAGGGCCGCGTCGCCCGCACCACGCCAGTTAGCGCGCGCAAACTTCGATCAAATTCGCCAATTAAACGATCTATCATCGGTTTTCCTCCTTGGTTAAGAACATACGTCACCCTGCCGCAGCAGCTTTTGATTATCCATATAAGCACAGACCGCTGTTGTTTAAATGTGACAGAAATTAAGAATACACCATAAGTAAAAGAGCTTTTTCTTTTACCTCGCTAACGAATTTGTTACAGTACATTAACTTCTAGTGAAGTTGTAGCAGTAAAGTTGGATCTATCCCCATGTACGGGCAAGTCCACCTAAATTCATAGGTTGGCGGCTAAAGTACAGTTTCTGCTTCTTATAGGTTA
The Mycoavidus cysteinexigens genome window above contains:
- the coq7 gene encoding 2-polyprenyl-3-methyl-6-methoxy-1,4-benzoquinone monooxygenase, with the translated sequence MIDRLIGEFDRSLRALTGVVRATRPLPQIDEAAAAELSASETKQAGALMRVNHTGEICAQALYQAQKLATQSVRLKANFEHAAREEEDHLSWLAERLNALDARSSLLNPLWYAGAFAIGFIAGKMGDRISLGFMAETERQVEQHLDRHLEKLALNDHGSRVVLEQMRVDEIAHGQAAIAAGGAELPLPVRRLMRMSSRVMTSVAYYI